A part of Drosophila bipectinata strain 14024-0381.07 chromosome 3L, DbipHiC1v2, whole genome shotgun sequence genomic DNA contains:
- the LOC108124749 gene encoding tetratricopeptide repeat protein 28: MTNYENLINLPLNFNANNENNDKISVAGDQLLNKMSQRDFSENEPECNPELPAANRALFLEKVRQSNAACQSGDFATAVLLYTDALQLDPGNHILYSNRSAALLKQGQFTAALQDATQARDLCPQWPKAYFRQGVALQCLGRYGEALASFASGLAQEPTNKQLMGGLVEASLKSPLRQALEPTLQQLRTMQLQESPFVVSSVVGQELLQAAQYPAAVSVLEAALRIGSCSLKLRGSVFSALSSAHWALNQLDQAIGYMQQDLAVAKSLGDTAGECRAHGNLGSAYFSQGAHKEALTAHRYQLVLAMKCKDTQAAAAALTSLGHVYTASGDYPNALASHKQCVQLFKQLGDRLQEAREIGNVGAVYLALGECDAALDCHSQHLRLARKLHDQVEEARAYSNLGSAHHQRRQFTQAAACHEQVLRIAQALGDRSMEAAAYAGLGHAARCAGDASASKRFHERQLAMALAARDKLGEGRACSNLGIVYQMLGSHDAALKLHQAHLGIARSLGDRVGMGRAYGNMARMAHMAGSYEAAVKYHKQELAINQAMNDRSAEAATHGNLAVAYQALGAHDAALTHYRAHLATARSLKDTAGEACALLNLGNCLSGRQEYEEAVPHYESYLMLAQELGDVTAEGKACHLLGYAHFCLGNYRAAVRYYDQDLALAKDAQHRPNMGRAYCNLGLAHLALGHTAAALECQQLFLAVAHATNQLPAKFRALGNIGDILIRTGSHEEAIKLYQRQLALARAAGDRSMEAAACGALGLAHRLMRRWDKALGHHTQELTLRQELGDLTGECRAHGHLGAVHMALCSWTNAVKCYQEQLERAQEQRDAAVEAQAHGNLGIARLNMAHYEAAIGCLEAQLGTLERVSLPSTQSDRSRALGHLGDCYAALGDYEEAIKCHERQLQLALGLASHRDQERAYRGLGQARRSLGQLAAALVCLEKRLVVAHELHSAEIKALAYGDLGHVHAALGNHAQALNCLEHQRELAQGLQDRALESDAMCALGQVQQRMGQHSEALELHQQDWEICTELAAPALQARALSNLGSVHEALGQQAEALKCYERQLELSSDRLAKAMACLALGRVHHQLEQHSQAVEYLRQGLASAQSMGKSEEEAKIRHQLGLALRSSGDAEGARLQLETAAQLLESVRQEQRSPETRVALYDLQTSCYHLLQQLLVALNRNEDALVAAERCKARGGAESLTGENGKTQLADSEAIQEVVNRGRMPVLYYSLAGEQLFAWLLQPQTGIVRFHSARIDAQTLQLPLSLDEEEEELEEELTREQEEEEKSDGLLDRYINMVRDNLGVNSQSLLQEGDGSGWRASTEQLLEDLPGAGGAGSGGGFMRMVSRNHLMNSSNYSLSSLFSVGSVGGSVASLQGSTRSLSSRSSRRAPERTLPTWRGPTCLHTLYNLLLAPFDDLLPCGSGSGNRQGRRELILVLDSSLYLVPFAILRAAKEDGEYLSERCAILTAPSLQSLRNRPKLRRDRARPPTALVVGGPRVPSSLAERWGWAAAESPAALQEAAMVADMLQATALAGSNATKESVLAELPSAECVHFAANLSWQLGAVVLSPGDVVTADQQQQKEPLEPQLADFTLSAGELRQLRLSARLVVLSSYHSVEPITGTGVAQLAAGWLMAGAGAVLISLWPVPETAAKILLRAFYSALLQGARAARALAEAMQTVQHTKHFAHPANWAGFLLVGSNVRLSNKVALGHALCELLRTPERSRDALRVCLHLVEKSLQRIHRGQKNAMYTTQQSIENKAGPVAGWKDLLMAVGFRIEPAANGIPSSVFFPQADPEERLAQCSSSLQALLALTPATLQALAKLVHVNSAEHAEDIIAVMRNILAQFPSTPSNPGAKTDVIAETCFIEMPLSVRLWRVAGCHELLASVGFDLTEVGSDQVILRTGKQANRRHCQFVLQALHALFGKFWKDPRIGCVSNEDFFIIDTREAPKNVGMDPDSAHSSSCESLAEPELDAPPIPPAASSTPSVNGATKAPLPLHPRSAFISYVRRRGEPDGGRTEVTGGGGVTGLDSSLANTTDSEHSLSDGYATQSAGGLSNPRLGYASMRAPVRVSRPGGGGESDAAFTPSPPVTDPSLSLALAHQTRIRSLYSQTSSMAPTAPPSNRRPDSSSSASSTTDWEGSGHATVLRRGGSVAMPQQQPPLPPPRPPTYHNMVGGRTKPKIKLGSAQSTLAARVNKEHALFMDRLSVRTELSAPAGGSNSGAGVRKPLALPEEEEVSNVVFNPSSLYFSQSDADLLNEPKPEEQAPATNSKSSSKCLQESMMRHMNRELTPSISELYHERNLGLGLAPPLSKLLLSPNYEEQEVVVGMGENKSLADAVSELELSGSSSGATMPTVVGGAGNEVEVSPPAVEATCPICGEHADVICRCKAATIQKKSTLKPWLSNVPASSLVRASELTTADILERRLETGAPFAVDLCRRDEGDGRSVADSQCSSNYKRILASATSGGAVSLTEAEPQSASSGATCSSARLV; this comes from the exons ATGACGAATTATGAGAATCTTATAAATTTGCCATTAAACTTTAATGCAAATAATGAGAACAATGATAAAATTTCCGTAGCTGGGGATCAGCTGCTGAACAAGATGTCGCAGCGGGATTTCTCCGAG AACGAACCGGAATGCAACCCGGAGCTTCCCGCCGCCAATCGCGCCCTCTTTCTGGAGAAGGTCCGCCAATCgaacgcggcctgccaaagcGGGGACTTTGCCACAGCGGTACTGCTCTATACGGATGCCCTCCAGCTGGATCCCGGGAACCACATCCTCTACAGCAATCGCTCCGCTGCCCTGCTCAAACAGGGACAATTCACAGCCGCCCTGCAGGATGCCACGCAGGCGCGAGATCTGTGTCCGCAGTGGCCCAAGGCCTACTTCCGCCAGGGAGTAGCCCTCCAGTGTCTAGGACGCTATGGGGAGGCACTGGCATCCTTTGCCTCCGGCCTAGCCCAGGAGCCAACGAACAAACAACTGATGGGCGGTCTGGTGGAGGCGTCTCTTAAGAGTCCTTTGCGGCAGGCACTGGAACCCACGCTCCAGCAACTCCGCACCATGCAGCTGCAGGAGTCGCCCTTTGTGGTCAGCTCGGTGGTAGGACAGGAGCTGCTCCAGGCCGCCCAGTACCCCGCTGCTGTCTCTGTCCTGGAGGCGGCCCTGAGGATCGGCAGTTGTTCGTTAAAGTTGCGTGGCTCCGTCTTCAGTGCCTTGAGTTCCGCCCACTGGGCGTTGAATCAGCTGGATCAGGCCATTGGCTACATGCAGCAGGACCTTGCGGTGGCCAAGTCCTTGGGTGATACTGCTGGGGAATGCCGGGCACATGGCAACCTAGGATCCGCCTACTTTAGTCAGGGTGCCCATAAGGAGGCACTCACCGCGCACCGCTACCAACTGGTCCTGGCCATGAAGTGCAAGGACACGCAAGCGGCGGCCGCAGCTCTAACCTCCCTGGGACACGTTTACACTGCCAGCGGAGACTACCCCAACGCCCTGGCCTCCCACAAGCAGTGTGTGCAGCTCTTCAAGCAGCTAGGAGATCGCCTGCAAGAGGCCCGGGAGATTGGCAATGTGGGAGCCGTCTACTTGGCACTGGGTGAATGTGATGCCGCTTTGGATTGCCACTCCCAGCACTTGAGATTGGCCAGGAAGCTCCACGACCAAGTGGAGGAGGCCAGAGCGTACTCGAATCTAGGATCTGCCCATCACCAGCGCCGCCAGTTCACGCAGGCGGCGGCCTGTCACGAGCAAGTCCTGCGAATAGCTCAGGCCCTGGGAGATCGATCCATGGAGGCGGCTGCCTATGCAGGTCTGGGACATGCGGCTCGCTGTGCCGGGGATGCCAGTGCCTCGAAGAGATTCCACGAACGGCAACTGGCCATGGCACTGGCTGCCCGCGACAAGCTGGGCGAGGGCAGGGCGTGCTCCAACCTGGGCATTGTCTACCAGATGCTGGGCTCCCACGATGCTGCTCTAAAGCTGCACCAAGCCCACTTGGGTATAGCCCGTTCTCTCGGCGATCGGGTGGGCATGGGAAGGGCCTACGGAAATATGGCCAGGATGGCGCACATGGCCGGATCCTACGAGGCGGCGGTGAAGTACCACAAACAGGAGCTGGCCATAAACCAGGCAATGAACGACCGGAGTGCCGAGGCAGCCACTCACGGCAACCTGGCGGTGGCTTACCAGGCCCTGGGAGCCCATGATGCCGCTCTGACACATTACCGTGCTCACTTGGCCACTGCCAGGTCGCTCAAGGACACGGCAGGCGAGGCGTGCGCCCTGCTGAACTTGGGAAACTGCCTGAGTGGGCGGCAGGAGTACGAGGAGGCGGTGCCCCACTACGAGAGCTATCTGATGCTGGCCCAGGAGCTGGGCGATGTGACAGCCGAGGGCAAGGCGTGTCATCTGCTCGGCTATGCCCACTTTTGTTTGGGGAACTATCGGGCAGCAGTGAGGTACTACGATCAGGATCTTGCTCTCGCCAAGGATGCCCAGCACCGACCAAACATGGGAAGAGCTTACTGCAATCTGGGTTTGGCCCATCTGGCCCTGGGACACACTGCCGCCGCTCTGGAGTGCCAGCAGTTGTTCCTGGCGGTGGCCCATGCCACCAATCAGCTTCCGGCCAAGTTCCGGGCTTTGGGAAACATTGGGGACATCCTAATACGCACAGGATCCCATGAG GAGGCCATTAAACTCTACCAACGGCAGTTGGCTCTGGCGCGGGCTGCAGGAGATCGCTCTATGGAGGCCGCGGCCTGTGGAGCTCTGGGATTGGCTCACCGCCTGATGCGGCGCTGGGACAAGGCTCTGGGCCACCACACCCAGGAGCTGACACTTCGCCAGGAGCTGGGCGACCTAACTGGAGAGTGTCGTGCCCATGGACACTTGGGCGCCGTGCACATGGCCCTATGCAGCTGGACAAATGCAGTGAAGTGCTACCAGGAGCAGCTGGAGCGAGCCCAGGAGCAAAGAGATGCTGCAGTCGAGGCTCAGGCTCATGGCAACCTTGGAATAGCCCGCCTCAATATGGCGCACTACGAGGCGGCCATCGGTTGCCTGGAGGCACAGCTGGGAACTCTGGAGCGGGTTTCCTTACCATCCACTCAATCGGATCGATCGAGAGCTCTGGGTCACCTGGGCGACTGCTATGCTGCTCTGGGGGACTACGAAGAAGCCATCAAATGCCATGAGAGACAGCTGCAGCTTGCCTTGGGCCTGGCCAGCCACCGGGATCAGGAGCGGGCCTATCGAGGATTAGGTCAGGCGCGCCGTTCGCTGGGACAGCTTGCCGCGGCTCTGGTTTGCCTCGAAAAGCGTCTGGTGGTGGCCCACGAACTGCACAGTGCCGAGATAAAGGCTCTAGCCTACGGAGACCTTGGACATGTCCACGCCGCTTTGGGAAATCATGCCCAGGCACTGAACTGCCTAGAACACCAGCGAGAACTCGCGCAGGGACTTCAGGATCGCGCCCTGGAATCGGATGCTATGTGTGCGCTGGGTCAAGTCCAGCAGCGGATGGGTCAGCACTCGGAGGCCCTGGAGCTGCACCAGCAGGATTGGGAGATCTGCACAGAGCTGGCTGCTCCTGCCCTGCAGGCTAGGGCTTTGAGTAATCTTGGATCCGTCCACGAGGCACTGGGCCAGCAGGCGGAAGCCCTTAAGTGCTACGAGCGCCAGCTGGAGCTCAGCTCGGACCGCCTTGCCAAGGCAATGGCATGTTTGGCTTTGGGACGAGTCCACCACCAGCTGGAGCAGCACTCCCAGGCTGTGGAGTACCTGCGACAGGGACTGGCGAGCGCTCAATCCATGGGAAAGTCAGAGGAGGAGGCCAAGATAAGACATCAATTAG GTCTTGCTCTTCGCTCCTCTGGCGATGCCGAGGGAGCTCGCCTGCAACTGGAGACGGCTGCCCAACTTTTGGAGTCAGTGCGTCAGGAGCAGCGCAGTCCAGAGACCCGAGTGGCCTTGTACGATCTGCAAACTAGTTGCTACCATCTTCTCCAACAGCTTCTGGTAGCCTTGAACCGCAACGAGGACGCCCTGGTGGCCGCCGAAAGGTGTAAAGCCCGCGGAGGAGCTGAATCCTTGACCGGAGAGAACGGAAAAACTCAATTGGCGGATAGCGAGGCCATCCAGGAGGTGGTTAATCGTGGACGGATGCCCGTACTTTATTATAGTCTTGCCGGAGAGCAGCTCTTCGCTTGGCTGCTACAGCCACAGACGGGTATTGTGCGTTTCCACTCCGCCCGTATCGATGCCCAGACCCTGCAGTTGCCTCTCTCTCTGgacgaagaggaggaggagctggaggaaGAACTGACGcgggagcaggaggaggaggaaaaaTCTGACGGCCTCCTTGACCGGTACATCAACATGGTCCGGGATAATCTCGGCGTGAACTCCCAGAGTCTCCTCCAAGAGGGTGACGGAAGTGGATGGCGCGCCAGTACGGAGCAGCTGCTGGAGGATCTTCCTGGAGCTGGAGGTGCCGGAAGTGGTGGTGGTTTCATGCGCATGGTGAGCCGGAACCACTTGATGAACTCCTCCAACTACTCGCTGAGCTCCCTGTTCTCTGTGGGCTCCGTTGGAGGCTCGGTGGCCAGTCTTCAAGGATCCACCCGCTCCTTAAGCAGCCGCAGCTCTCGCCGAGCTCCAGAGAGAACACTGCCCACCTGGCGAGGACCTACATGTCTGCACACCCTCTACAACCTTCTACTTGCTCCCTTTGATGATCTTCTGCCCTGCGGATCTGGATCTGGCAATCGCCAGGGCAGAAGGGAGCTTATCCTGGTCTTGGATAGCTCGCTCTACCTGGTACCCTTTGCCATTCTCCGAGCAGCCAAGGAAGATGGGGAGTACCTCTCCGAGCGATGTGCCATCCTGACAGCTCCTTCCCTGCAATCCCTGAGAAACCGTCCTAAACTTCGTCGGGATCGTGCCCGTCCTCCTACAGCTTTGGTGGTGGGTGGACCTCGTGTGCCAAGTTCCCTGGCGGAGAGATGGGGCTGGGCTGCTGCTGAGTCCCCAGCCGCCTTGCAGGAAGCCGCCATGGTAGCGGATATGTTGCAAGCCACCGCGTTGGCAGGATCCAATGCCACCAAGGAGTCCGTTTTGGCCGAGTTACCCTCCGCAGAGTGTGTCCACTTTGCAGCCAATCTCAGTTGGCAACTGGGTGCTGTGGTCCTCAGTCCTGGCGATGTGGTGACGGCcgaccagcaacagcaaaagGAGCCACTGGAACCACAGTTGGCGGACTTCACCCTCTCCGCCGGAGAACTGCGTCAGTTGCGTCTCAGCGCCCGTTTGGTGGTTCTGAGCTCATACCACTCCGTGGAACCAATAACAGGAACGGGAGTGGCCCAATTGGCAGCCGGTTGGCTAATGGCCGGAGCTGGAGCTGTCCTCATCTCACTGTGGCCTGTTCCGGAGACTGCGGCCAAGATCCTGCTGCGTGCCTTCTACTCGGCTCTTTTGCAAGGAGCTCGGGCAGCACG GGCCCTGGCGGAAGCCATGCAGACCGTTCAGCACACCAAGCACTTTGCCCATCCGGCCAATTGGGCCGGATTCCTGCTAGTCGGCAGCAACGTGCGCCTCTCCAACAAGGTGGCGCTGGGCCATGCTCTTTGCGAGCTTCTGAGAACCCCAGAACGGAGCCGGGATGCCCTCCGCGTCTGCCTGCATCTGGTTGAGAAGAGCCTGCAGCGGATCCATCGTGGACAGAAGAACGCCATGTATACCACTCAGCAGAGTATCGAGAATAAGGCTGGACCGGTGGCCGGTTGGAAGGATCTTCTGATGGCCGTTGGTTTTCGGATCGAACCCGCCGCCAATGGCATCCCCTCCAGCGTGTTCTTCCCGCAAGCGGACCCAGAGGAGCGACTGGCACAGTGCTCTTCCAGCCTGCAGGCTCTGCTCGCCCTGACTCCTGCCACTCTACAGGCTCTGGCCAAGTTGGTTCACGTTAACAGCGCCGAGCACGCGGAGGACATCATCGCCGTCATGCGCAACATCCTGGCTCAGTTTCCGAGCACCCCGTCCAATCCTGGCGCCAAAACCGATGTCATCGCCGAGACTTGCTTCATTGAGATGCCGTTGAGTGTGCGTCTTTGGAGAGTAGCCGGGTGCCATGAGCTGCTCGCTTCCGTTGGCTTCGATCTGACGGAAGTGGGCTCTGACCAGGTGATCCTCCGCACGGGAAAACAAGCCAACCGCCGTCACTGCCAGTTTGTGCTCCAAGCCCTTCATGCTTTGTTTGGTAAGTTTTGGAAGGATCCAAGAATTGGATGTGTTTCTAACGAGGATTTCTTTATTATAGACACTCGGGAGGCTCCTAAAAATGTGGGAATGGATCCAGACTCGGCTCACAGCAGCAGCTGCGAGTCTTTGGCCGAACCGGAACTGGATGCTCCTCCGATTCCGCCTGCTGCTAGTAGTACTCCCTCTGTGAATGGAGCCACGAAGGCACCACTACCCCTGCATCCACGCAGTGCCTTTATATCCTACGTGCGACGACGTGGAGAACCAGATGGCGGTCGCACGGAGGTCACAGGAGGTGGTGGAGTCACCGGCTTGGACTCTAGCCTGGCCAACACCACAGATAGCGAGCACTCTCTCTCCGATGGCTACGCCACCCAGTCGGCAGGTGGGCTCTCCAATCCCCGACTGGGTTATGCCAGCATGCGTGCCCCGGTGAGGGTTTCACGTCCCGGAGGCGGTGGGGAAAGCGATGCTGCTTTCACGCCTAGTCCACCCGTAACTGATCCTAGCTTGTCTCTGGCTTTGGCTCACCAGACCCGCATCAGAAGCCTCTACTCCCAGACCAGCTCGATGGCACCCACTGCTCCGCCCTCCAACAGACGCCCTGATAGCTCCAGCTCGGCCAGCAGCACAACCGATTGGGAGGGATCGGGTCACGCCACGGTTCTGCGACGCGGTGGCAGTGTAGCcatgccacagcagcagccaccGCTGCCGCCGCCACGTCCTCCAACCTACCACAACATGGTAGGCGGCAGAACCAAGCCGAAGATCAAGCTGGGCAGTGCCCAGAGCACCTTGGCGGCCAGGGTGAACAAAGAGCACGCACTCTTCATGGATCGCCTGAGCGTTAGGACTGAGCTGAGTGCTCCGGCCGGAGGCAGCAACTCCGGAGCGGGAGTTAGAAAACCCTTGGCCCtgccggaggaggaggaggtctCCAATGTGGTCTTCAATCCATCAAGCCTGTACTTCTCCCAATCCGATGCTGATCTGCTTAACGAACCCAAGCCCGAGGAGCAGGCTCCGGCAACGAACTCCAAGTCGAGTTCCAAGTGCTTGCAGGAGAGCATGATGCGCCACATGAACCGCGAACTGACGCCCAGCATATCGGAGCTCTACCACGAGCGCAATCTGGGATTGGGTCTGGCACCGCCGCTCTCGAAGCTGCTGCTCAGCCCCAACTACGAGGAGCAGGAGGTGGTGGTCGGCATGGGTGAAAACAAGTCCCTGGCGGATGCTGTGAGTGAACTGGAACTGAGCGGCAGCTCGTCCGGCGCCACCATGCCCACGGTGGTTGGTGGAGCTGGTAACGAAGTAGAAGTATCCCCTCCAGCTGTAGAAGCCACCTGTCCCATCTGTGGGGAGCACGCGGATGTGATCTGCCGCTGCAAGGCGGCCACCATCCAAAAGAAGAGCACCCTCAAGCCCTGGCTAAGTAATGTGCCTGCCAGCAGCTTAGTCCGGGCCAGCGAACTGACCACAGCCGACATCCTAGAGCGCCGCCTGGAGACGGGAGCCCCATTCGCCGTGGATCTTTGTCGCCGGGATGAGGGCGATGGGCGTTCCGTGGCGGACTCGCAGTGCAGCAGCAACTACAAAAGGATTCTGGCCAGTGCCACCAGTGGCGGAGCAGTCAGTCTGACGGAAGCCGAGCCCCAGAGTGCCTCATCGGGGGCCACTTGCTCCTCCGCTCGACTTGTCTAa
- the ZC3H3 gene encoding zinc finger CCCH domain-containing protein 3, translated as MTIAWPWLSIEKTYLKLEKEQTLWHILVYEINAMLPHLSTDEEFPPVSRKWYINPNFQMTMAHQALQGQTASQPLPLQGFQGIPQQPLPAIHINPQFLQRQRAMYEQQQQLQEQQKLEQLQQVSASYFQAIPAVPSVINVAPVNPPPPQAKIISKSSTCLVRKPPVKSVGKPVAPVSFVPPVVARPLVQPPLISISKRKIVRQGAVKLAPTAKPMTTTPRTPLPAKRTKYKLVRAISLTFTPLLKKRRPLKEFVGQYALRRTNEADSPKKLSSKPQVLKRGVNKSLSMVSIHGVMYKKISKNKITKLDANRTAPITNSTASRTLNRTVSGRTLFVSGNKFILDPSGCRLTRVSSKSPTEVAAAAPKMSINRTTMRRIDIGGLTYVASPKTQNVFIRTSNHLSRAHLITARHRSLTLLNKPLTKTNVPCAIFQKLGKCAAHSRGKCRKLHDKRQVAICPRFLRGECTKTDCLLSHNVTLEKMPVCRYFLRGICARKDCPYLHKKLNPTTEICIDFVRGYCPRAAECNKRHEFACPELERKGKCELSNCVFCQKKPKQRLIRPRSKVIPRPVAPAETPKEVGIKVDQPTSSRYFKCDEPSSKGAEGKIEELEDEKEEMEELQEEEDTASEQAISIRKRPQLGTLPAFIPLGNEEE; from the exons ATGACAATTGCCTGGCCCTGGCTGTCAATAGAAAAAACTTACTTAAAACTCGAAAAAGAACAAACTTTGTGGCATATTTTGGTTTACGAGATCAACGCAATGCTACCGCACCTTAGCACCGACGAGGAGTTTCCTCCCGTGTCGCGGAAATGGTACATTAATCCCAATTTCCAGATGACAATGGCACACCAGGCACTACAAGGTCAAACGGCGTCACAGCCTCTGCCACTGCAGGGATTCCAGGGCATTCCCCAGCAACCCCTACCCGCAATTCATATCAATCCGCAATTCCTTCAGCGGCAACGTGCCATGtacgagcagcagcaacaactacAAGAGCAACAGAAGCTGGAACAGCTCCAACAGGTTTCCGCCTCGTATTTCCAAGCGATTCCCGCCGTGCCTTCTGTGATTAACGTAGCTCCTGTCAATCCACCGCCACCGCAGGCCAAGATAATAAGCAAATCGAGTACCTGTTTGGTTCGTAAGCCTCCAGTGAAGTCGGTTGGTAAGCCTGTTGCTCCCGTATCATTTGTACCTCCTGTTGTTGCTCGCCCTCTCGTCCAGCCTCCCTTGATTAGCATTTCAAAGCGTAAAATAGTTCGTCAAGGAGCTGTCAAGCTTGCGCCCACGGCAAAGCCCATGACTACTACGCCACGAACTCCACTTCCAGCAAAACGCACCAAATACAAACTGGTGCGCGCCATTTCGCTGACCTTCACGCCCCTGTTGAAGAAACGTCGTCCTCTGAAAGAATTCGTGGGCCAATACGCCCTGCGACGCACCAATGAAGCGGACTCACCAAAGAAGTTAAG CTCCAAGCCACAGGTGCTCAAGCGCGGCGTCAACAAGTCCCTCAGCATGGTCAGCATACATGGCGTGATGTACAAAAAGATATCCAAAAACAAGATAACCAAGCTGGACGCCAACAGAACTGCTCCCATAACCAATTCCACGGCTTCTAGGACACTTAACCGGACTGTTTCAGGGAGAACGCTGTTCGTTAGTGGCAATAAGTTCATTCTGGATCCTTCGGGCTGTCGTCTAACGAGAGTTTCGTCCAAATCGCCTACGGAAGTGGCAGCAGCTGCCCCCAAAATGAGCATTAATCGGACCACAATGCGACGCATTGATATTGGAGGTTTGACTTATGTGGCATCGCCCAAGACCCAGAACGTCTTTATACGCACCTCGAACCATTTGTCGCGAGCTCACCTGATAACCGCCCGACACCGAAGTCTCACACTGCTCAACAAGCCTCTGACAAAGACCAATGTACCTTGTGCCATTTTCCAGAAGCTAGGAAAGTGTGCTGCCCACAGTCGCGGAAAGTGTCGCAAGTTGCATGACAAGCGGCAAGTTGCCATATGTCCCAG ATTTCTGCGAGGCGAATGCACGAAGACTGACTGCCTGCTCTCGCACAATGTAACGCTGGAGAAGATGCCAGTTTGTCGGTATTTCTTGCGTGGCATTTGTGCTCGGAAAGACTGCCCATATCTTCACAAGAAGTTGAACCCCACGACCGAGATCTGCATAGACTTTGTTCGCGGCTACTGCCCGCGTGCTGCCGAG TGCAATAAGCGCCACGAGTTCGCCTGCCCGGAGCTGGAGCGCAAGGGAAAATGCGAGCTCTCCAACTGCGTTTTCTGCCAGAAGAAACCCAAACAGCGACTGATAAGGCCTCGCTCGAAGGTGATACCAAGACCGGTCGCACCTGCAGAGACTCCAAAGGAAGTCGGCATAAAGGTAGACCAACCCACCAGTTCGCGGTACTTCAAGTGTGATGAACCATCATCGAAAGGTGCTGAAGGGAAGATTGAGGAGCTGGAGGATGAAAAAGAGGAGATGGAAGAGCTGCAAGAAGAGGAGGATACAGCTTCGGAACAAGCTATCAGTATACGAAAACGTCCCCAACTAGGTACTCTTCCAGCGTTCATTCCTCTTGGAAACGAAGAAGAATAG